The following are encoded in a window of Paramagnetospirillum magnetotacticum MS-1 genomic DNA:
- a CDS encoding sensor domain-containing phosphodiesterase, whose product MGSGDSSLVEKLKLQRDRFIAFAFAGADLLLEMNDEDVVTYSAGAGEALYGISDSELLGRPLADFIFPRDKDKFTDSIQRLRNSGRLDHTPLSMVGATGAVSRMRMAGIKLPQFPTGYHLVLSRVSPIAGSETDQPGQTADPRVRFVDMVRQRLNEANRLGEDYTLTMFDLSASKFGATEPALLQSFLSTLHAALEGCSVRQSSAGALNERAFGLVHDQTVTSGHVQEKVDEVFRQFSGKVKGASLKVHSASLEMDDSAMSEEDLGKALNYIINGFVRDSAKFAIKSLAEGAKIAVEDTLVRVRNFRKMIRSDKLAFFFQPMVNVSTGTVLAYEAFGRIAHDKGFFAPSQIIPFATDVGVIGEFDLMAVKKALLAMKAATDISALASVAVNVSGTSLGNPAFYHSLVKILEENKPVLARLVLEITDVARIYNLDEARRLLARIKRMGVRLSLDDFGSGGAAFDILKILPADYVKIDRDYIFDAREKRGRSVLRAMVSLTHDLGMTAIGECVEDSQMLNILKDVGVEYAQGFFFAPPALDAARKIKYYKDHLKAAEPAAAE is encoded by the coding sequence ATGGGAAGCGGGGATTCGTCACTTGTTGAGAAGCTGAAGCTGCAGCGGGATCGGTTTATTGCCTTCGCATTTGCCGGTGCCGACCTGCTGTTGGAGATGAACGACGAGGACGTCGTCACCTACTCGGCCGGTGCGGGCGAGGCGCTGTACGGCATTTCCGATTCGGAACTGCTGGGCCGCCCCTTGGCCGATTTCATCTTCCCACGCGACAAGGACAAATTCACCGATTCCATCCAGCGGCTGCGCAATTCCGGGCGGCTGGATCACACGCCGCTTTCCATGGTCGGAGCCACGGGCGCCGTTTCGCGCATGCGCATGGCGGGCATCAAGCTGCCCCAATTCCCCACCGGCTATCATCTGGTCTTGTCGCGCGTCTCGCCCATCGCAGGCAGTGAAACCGATCAGCCGGGCCAGACCGCCGATCCGCGGGTGCGCTTCGTCGATATGGTGCGCCAGCGCCTGAACGAGGCCAACCGCCTGGGCGAGGACTACACGCTGACCATGTTCGACCTGTCGGCGTCCAAATTCGGAGCCACCGAACCGGCTCTGCTGCAAAGCTTCCTGTCCACGCTCCATGCCGCCCTGGAGGGCTGTTCCGTCCGCCAGTCATCGGCCGGGGCCCTCAACGAACGGGCCTTTGGTCTGGTGCATGACCAGACCGTCACCTCCGGCCATGTGCAAGAGAAGGTCGACGAGGTGTTCCGCCAGTTCAGCGGCAAGGTCAAGGGCGCTTCGCTGAAGGTCCACAGCGCCTCGCTGGAAATGGACGATTCCGCCATGTCCGAGGAGGATCTGGGCAAGGCGCTGAACTACATCATCAACGGCTTCGTGCGCGACAGCGCCAAATTCGCCATCAAATCCCTGGCCGAGGGCGCCAAGATCGCGGTGGAGGACACCCTGGTCCGGGTGCGCAACTTCCGCAAGATGATCCGCAGCGACAAGCTGGCCTTCTTCTTCCAGCCCATGGTCAATGTCAGCACCGGCACCGTGCTGGCCTATGAGGCCTTCGGCCGCATCGCCCATGACAAGGGCTTCTTCGCGCCGTCGCAGATCATTCCCTTCGCCACCGATGTGGGCGTCATCGGCGAATTCGATCTGATGGCCGTGAAGAAGGCCCTTCTGGCCATGAAGGCCGCCACCGACATCTCGGCCCTGGCCTCCGTCGCCGTCAACGTGTCGGGAACCTCGCTGGGCAATCCCGCTTTCTATCACTCGCTGGTCAAGATCTTAGAGGAGAACAAGCCGGTCCTCGCCCGTCTGGTTCTCGAGATCACCGATGTGGCCCGCATCTACAATCTGGACGAGGCCAGGCGCCTGCTGGCCCGCATCAAGCGCATGGGCGTGCGCCTGTCCCTGGACGATTTCGGATCGGGGGGCGCGGCCTTCGACATCTTGAAGATTCTGCCCGCCGATTACGTCAAGATCGATCGCGACTATATTTTCGACGCGCGGGAAAAGCGTGGACGCTCGGTGCTGCGCGCCATGGTCAGCCTGACCCACGACCTGGGCATGACCGCCATCGGCGAATGTGTCGAGGACAGCCAGATGCTGAACATCCTCAAGGATGTGGGCGTCGAATACGCCCAGGGCTTCTTTTTCGCGCCCCCCGCCCTGGATGCGGCCCGCAAGATCAAGTATTACAAGGACCACCTCAAGGCCGCCGAGCCAGCGGCGGCGGAATAG
- a CDS encoding amidase has product MHDPLNAFALGGDVYIDGAKSGPLAGLTFAAKDVFDVAGYVTGAGNPDWRRLAEPAKQTAWAVSALLESGARLVGKTHTDELTRGIFGDNSHYGTPDNPRAPGHVPGGSSSGSAAAVAGGLASMALGTDTAGSTRVPASFCGVYGLRPTLGTIPMDGVLSQSNTFDTVGLLADDAEILGLMGEALLRKKIKDVRPAQAVVLEDAMEASDPAVAAAIEAALPRIKDAVAPITRGRKVSPVPLADWVEHQNAIQGREAWERFGEWINNSNPRFGFEVADNFLRGSKVSQRTLSAARGFRLRAKRWVQEALEGNAVLVLPTTPVTAPPVHSPRSVMWEIRHRMVSLTTIAGMAGCPQISLPLCKVDGLPVGLSLIGPRGSDALLLAAARRIGKA; this is encoded by the coding sequence ATGCATGATCCGTTGAACGCGTTTGCTCTGGGCGGTGACGTCTATATCGACGGAGCCAAGTCCGGCCCCTTGGCTGGCCTCACCTTCGCGGCCAAGGACGTCTTCGACGTCGCGGGCTATGTCACCGGGGCGGGCAATCCTGACTGGCGCCGTCTGGCCGAACCGGCCAAGCAGACCGCCTGGGCGGTCAGCGCCCTACTGGAATCCGGCGCCCGGCTGGTGGGCAAGACCCATACCGACGAACTGACGCGCGGCATCTTCGGCGACAATTCCCATTACGGCACGCCCGACAATCCGCGCGCTCCCGGCCATGTGCCCGGCGGTTCGAGCAGCGGGTCGGCGGCGGCCGTGGCTGGCGGCCTGGCCTCCATGGCGCTGGGCACCGACACCGCCGGATCGACCCGCGTTCCCGCCTCCTTCTGCGGCGTTTACGGCCTGCGCCCCACATTGGGCACCATCCCCATGGACGGAGTGCTGTCCCAATCCAACACTTTCGACACCGTCGGCCTGCTGGCCGATGACGCGGAAATCCTCGGCCTGATGGGCGAGGCTCTGCTGCGCAAGAAGATCAAGGACGTCCGTCCTGCCCAGGCCGTGGTGCTGGAAGACGCCATGGAGGCTTCGGACCCGGCCGTGGCTGCCGCCATCGAAGCCGCCCTGCCCCGCATCAAGGACGCCGTCGCCCCCATCACCCGCGGCCGCAAGGTCTCGCCGGTGCCGCTGGCCGATTGGGTCGAGCATCAGAACGCCATTCAGGGCCGCGAGGCCTGGGAGCGTTTCGGCGAGTGGATCAACAATTCCAATCCCCGCTTCGGCTTCGAAGTGGCGGATAATTTCCTGCGCGGTTCCAAGGTGTCGCAACGCACCCTGTCGGCGGCCCGTGGCTTCCGCCTGCGTGCCAAGCGCTGGGTCCAGGAAGCGCTGGAAGGCAATGCCGTGCTGGTGCTGCCCACCACGCCGGTCACCGCGCCGCCCGTTCATTCGCCCCGCTCGGTGATGTGGGAGATCCGCCATCGCATGGTCAGCCTGACCACCATCGCGGGCATGGCGGGCTGCCCGCAGATCAGCCTGCCGCTTTGCAAGGTGGACGGCCTGCCGGTGGGCCTGTCGCTGATCGGCCCGCGCGGCTCTGACGCCCTGCTGCTGGCGGCGGCGCGGCGAATCGGCAAGGCCTAG
- a CDS encoding radical SAM protein encodes MIIQATYGCRYNQCSFCSMYKQKVFRARPLDGVFAHIDEAAREWPEARRVFLADGDAYCLPTEALAAICDHLALRFADLQRISAYATPFDILGKSEDDIALLKAKRLGLVYLGIESGSDMVLKRIAKGSAKQMESALAKARQCGLKVSATVILGLAGKNGWEDHMDGTADLVNRAPPVYLSTLQLGLETNVAPRFFERMGEDFQWQDDRGVLVELRRLLERLNPPSPVIFRSNHASNALALAGNLPRDKDKLLARIDAALDEGAGVRPRWIRGF; translated from the coding sequence TTGATCATTCAGGCGACCTATGGCTGTCGTTATAACCAGTGCAGCTTCTGCTCCATGTACAAGCAGAAGGTCTTTCGTGCACGACCTTTGGATGGTGTCTTTGCCCATATCGACGAGGCGGCCCGCGAATGGCCCGAGGCTCGCAGGGTCTTCCTGGCCGATGGCGACGCCTACTGTCTGCCCACCGAGGCCCTTGCCGCCATCTGCGATCATCTGGCTTTGCGCTTTGCGGATTTGCAGCGCATTTCCGCCTATGCCACGCCCTTCGATATTCTGGGCAAGAGCGAGGACGATATCGCCCTGCTGAAGGCGAAGCGTCTGGGCCTGGTCTATCTGGGGATCGAGTCCGGCTCGGACATGGTGTTGAAGCGTATCGCCAAGGGCTCGGCCAAACAGATGGAATCAGCCCTGGCCAAGGCCCGCCAATGCGGTCTCAAGGTTTCGGCCACGGTGATCCTGGGTCTGGCGGGGAAGAATGGCTGGGAGGACCACATGGACGGTACCGCCGATCTGGTCAATCGGGCGCCGCCGGTCTATCTCTCGACCCTGCAACTGGGATTGGAGACCAATGTGGCGCCCCGCTTCTTTGAACGCATGGGCGAAGATTTCCAATGGCAGGACGATCGCGGCGTGCTGGTGGAACTGCGCCGTCTGCTCGAGCGTCTCAATCCGCCGTCGCCGGTGATCTTCCGCTCCAACCACGCCAGCAACGCCCTGGCCCTGGCCGGTAATCTGCCCCGTGACAAGGACAAACTGCTGGCCCGCATCGACGCCGCCCTGGACGAGGGAGCGGGGGTGCGGCCCCGGTGGATCAGGGGGTTCTGA
- a CDS encoding HAMP domain-containing methyl-accepting chemotaxis protein, producing the protein MALSDIRISAKVNFGFGAVLALLGLVGIMGYNSLGTADDNFQTYRGIARETNSIGRIQANVLKIRLDAKDFLINADEHDITNLKDAAKTADAVIAELLKDVHDPDQINKIKTIDKEMDLYTATFDKVADLRKKENDLTDNRLGKSGPELEKALTALMDASMKDGDGDMAVRVGTALRDSLIARLYAQKFLIAGSEDFHKRVLAELNGAGSVLGEIMPRLSGRRLQLASQAQTALDAYITGYAELHATNTERRRLVHEILDKVGPKVADLVEAFKLGLKSQQDELGPRASAAVHSARTTVMTAGIIAFILGIGAAFLIGRGITGPVNAMTRAMGILAGGDTSVAIPATGQKDEIGEMAQAVQVFKDNAIRVTAMQKEQEEAKARAEAERRQAMLNMADNFEAAVMGLVKSVAAQATEMQATAQGMSAAADQGNAQASTVAAAAEQATANVQTVAAAAEELSSSISEISRQVAQAAQISKTASDETARTNTMVQGLAAAADKIGEVVNLINDIASQTNLLALNATIEAARAGDAGKGFAVVANEVKNLANQTGRATEEISNQIGAVQEETRRAVEAIGSIGTVIEQVRQISSGIASAVEEQGAATQEIARNVQQAAQGTQEVSSNIGGVSEAASSTGAAANDVLVAAGDLSKNSEKLSSEVNTFLSRVRTG; encoded by the coding sequence ATGGCACTGTCGGATATTCGGATCTCTGCCAAGGTCAATTTCGGGTTCGGCGCTGTCCTGGCACTTCTGGGACTCGTGGGAATCATGGGCTATAACAGCCTGGGAACCGCCGACGACAACTTCCAGACCTATCGCGGCATCGCGCGCGAGACCAACAGCATCGGCCGAATTCAAGCCAATGTGCTGAAAATCCGCCTGGACGCCAAGGACTTCCTGATCAATGCCGACGAACACGACATCACCAACCTGAAGGACGCGGCCAAGACCGCCGATGCCGTCATCGCCGAATTGCTCAAAGACGTTCACGACCCGGATCAGATCAACAAGATTAAGACCATCGATAAGGAGATGGATCTCTATACCGCCACCTTCGACAAGGTCGCCGATCTGCGCAAGAAGGAAAACGACCTGACCGACAACCGGTTGGGCAAGTCCGGGCCGGAATTGGAAAAGGCGCTGACCGCCCTGATGGACGCCTCCATGAAGGACGGCGACGGAGATATGGCGGTGCGCGTCGGCACGGCGCTGCGCGACTCACTTATCGCCCGCCTCTACGCCCAGAAGTTTCTGATCGCCGGTTCCGAAGACTTTCATAAGCGCGTCCTGGCCGAACTGAACGGCGCGGGTTCGGTTCTGGGTGAAATCATGCCACGCCTGTCCGGCCGTCGGCTGCAACTTGCCTCCCAGGCTCAAACCGCCCTGGACGCCTATATCACCGGCTATGCCGAACTCCACGCCACCAACACTGAGCGCAGGCGGCTGGTTCACGAGATTCTCGACAAGGTCGGACCGAAAGTCGCCGATCTGGTGGAGGCATTCAAGCTTGGCCTCAAGTCCCAGCAGGACGAATTGGGTCCGCGCGCCTCCGCCGCCGTTCATTCCGCCCGCACCACGGTGATGACGGCCGGAATCATCGCCTTCATCTTAGGAATCGGCGCCGCCTTTCTGATCGGCCGCGGCATCACCGGACCGGTTAATGCCATGACCCGGGCCATGGGTATCCTGGCGGGTGGCGACACTTCCGTGGCCATTCCCGCCACCGGCCAGAAGGACGAGATCGGCGAGATGGCCCAGGCCGTCCAGGTGTTCAAGGACAACGCCATCCGCGTCACCGCCATGCAAAAGGAGCAGGAGGAAGCCAAGGCCCGCGCCGAAGCCGAACGCCGCCAGGCCATGCTCAACATGGCCGACAATTTCGAAGCCGCCGTCATGGGTCTGGTCAAGTCCGTCGCCGCCCAGGCCACGGAAATGCAGGCCACCGCCCAGGGAATGTCGGCGGCCGCCGATCAGGGCAACGCCCAGGCTTCCACCGTGGCCGCCGCCGCCGAGCAGGCCACCGCCAATGTCCAGACCGTCGCGGCGGCCGCCGAGGAACTGTCGTCTTCCATCAGCGAAATCAGCCGTCAGGTTGCCCAGGCGGCCCAGATCTCCAAGACCGCCTCCGACGAGACCGCCCGGACCAACACCATGGTCCAGGGGCTGGCCGCCGCCGCAGACAAGATCGGCGAGGTGGTGAACCTCATCAACGATATCGCGTCTCAGACCAACCTGCTGGCGCTCAACGCCACCATCGAGGCCGCGCGGGCCGGTGATGCGGGTAAGGGCTTCGCCGTGGTCGCCAACGAGGTGAAGAACCTGGCCAACCAAACGGGGCGCGCCACCGAGGAAATCAGCAACCAGATCGGGGCCGTTCAGGAAGAGACTCGCCGCGCCGTGGAGGCCATCGGCAGCATCGGCACGGTGATCGAACAGGTGCGCCAGATTTCGTCGGGCATCGCCTCGGCGGTGGAAGAACAAGGGGCCGCCACCCAGGAAATCGCCCGCAACGTCCAGCAGGCCGCCCAAGGCACTCAGGAGGTTTCCTCCAATATCGGCGGCGTGTCGGAAGCGGCATCGAGCACTGGGGCCGCCGCCAATGACGTGCTGGTCGCCGCCGGAGACCTGTCCAAGAACTCGGAAAAGCTCAGTTCCGAGGTCAACACCTTCCTGTCCAGGGTCCGCACGGGCTGA
- the gor gene encoding glutathione-disulfide reductase, which translates to MPDYDYDLITLGAGSGGVRACRMAAAAGRKVAVVESSRVGGTCVMRGCVPKKLLVYGARFAEDLADSLGFGWSLEGADFDWARLVAAKNVELQRLEGVYMRLLKEPGVTVVEGKGHLLDAHTVQVGLQVLSAETILVATGGRPSLPDVPGIEHAVTSDQALDLMQLPERVVIVGGGYIAVEFAGIFNALGVGVTLVLRGDTLLRGFDADIRATLAEEMGKKGVELRTTTQVRAIERRGHGYCVLLSDGDSLEADLVMYATGRVPNTEGLGLEKAGVVLNSKGAVMVDALSRTSVRNIWAVGDVTDRVNLTPVAINEAMAFVRTAFLGQSTAMDYDNIPSAVFSLPPVGTVGLTEAEASKRYGAIDVYLSRFKLMRNILAGREERTMMKLVVDRASDRVLGVHMVGSDAPEIVQGFAVALKCGATKAQFDATVGIHPTAAEELVTMRDKRAD; encoded by the coding sequence ATGCCCGACTACGACTACGACCTGATCACGCTGGGCGCCGGTTCCGGCGGCGTGCGGGCCTGCCGCATGGCGGCGGCGGCGGGGCGCAAAGTGGCGGTGGTGGAAAGCAGCCGGGTCGGCGGAACCTGCGTCATGCGCGGCTGTGTGCCCAAGAAGCTGCTGGTCTACGGCGCCCGCTTCGCCGAGGATCTGGCGGATTCCTTAGGGTTTGGATGGAGCCTGGAGGGCGCCGATTTCGATTGGGCCCGTCTGGTCGCCGCCAAGAATGTCGAGTTACAGCGACTCGAAGGCGTCTATATGCGCCTGCTCAAGGAGCCCGGCGTCACCGTGGTGGAGGGCAAGGGCCATCTGCTCGATGCCCATACGGTGCAGGTGGGGCTTCAGGTCCTGAGCGCCGAGACCATCCTGGTCGCTACCGGGGGGCGGCCGTCGCTTCCCGATGTGCCGGGCATCGAACATGCCGTCACCTCGGATCAGGCCCTGGATCTGATGCAGTTGCCCGAGCGGGTGGTGATCGTCGGTGGTGGCTATATCGCCGTGGAATTCGCCGGAATCTTCAATGCTCTGGGCGTGGGCGTCACCCTGGTGCTGCGCGGTGACACTCTGCTGCGCGGTTTCGACGCCGATATCCGAGCGACTTTGGCCGAGGAGATGGGGAAGAAGGGCGTGGAACTGCGTACCACCACCCAGGTGCGCGCCATCGAGCGACGCGGCCACGGCTACTGCGTGCTGCTCTCGGACGGCGACAGCCTGGAGGCCGATCTGGTGATGTATGCCACCGGACGGGTGCCCAATACCGAGGGGCTGGGACTGGAAAAGGCCGGTGTGGTGCTCAATTCCAAGGGCGCCGTCATGGTCGACGCCCTGTCGCGGACCTCGGTGCGCAATATCTGGGCGGTGGGTGACGTCACCGATCGCGTGAACCTCACCCCCGTGGCCATCAACGAGGCCATGGCCTTCGTGCGCACGGCCTTTCTGGGCCAGTCTACCGCCATGGATTACGACAACATCCCCTCGGCGGTGTTCTCCCTGCCGCCGGTGGGGACGGTGGGGCTGACCGAGGCCGAGGCGTCAAAACGCTATGGCGCCATCGATGTCTATCTGTCGCGCTTCAAGCTCATGCGCAACATCCTGGCGGGGCGCGAGGAGCGCACCATGATGAAGCTGGTGGTGGACCGGGCCAGTGACCGGGTGCTGGGCGTCCATATGGTGGGTTCGGATGCCCCCGAGATTGTCCAGGGCTTTGCCGTGGCGCTGAAATGCGGGGCCACCAAGGCCCAGTTCGACGCCACTGTGGGCATTCATCCCACAGCGGCGGAGGAACTGGTCACCATGCGCGACAAGCGGGCGGACTAG
- a CDS encoding MFS transporter, with translation MSDHPIIRRLPFHYAWAIVAAGCIGLFAALGLGRFALGMLLPSMGLSLDLSRSEMGWISTGNFIGYMAAVTLGGRMVARWGARKTVVAGLGLVGLSMIAVSWAGSFGQVLGLYVLTGFGSGAANVPVMGLIAHWFGRRVRGRAAGFVVIGSGFAIMTAGILIPAINAAYGAEGWRFAWMVIGLMVLTTALIDLLVLRNHPSEMGLEPVTGLVSAEPGTPTSVCAAAPSPAAKRRILAHLGAVYAAFGFTYVIYATFIVTALVQERGFPESTAGVFWSWIGFLSLASGPVFGGLSDRIGRRAGLMIVFACQATAYVLVALPLPEPFLYASIALFGLVVWAVPSIMAAAVGDYLGPEQAAASFGTITLIFALGQICGPAVAGWMADAWGSFSGAFAMAAVVAGLGIAGAAFLPKPKKT, from the coding sequence ATGTCCGACCATCCCATCATCCGCCGCCTGCCCTTCCATTACGCCTGGGCCATCGTAGCTGCCGGATGCATCGGCCTGTTCGCGGCACTGGGGTTGGGGCGCTTCGCCCTTGGCATGCTGCTGCCCTCCATGGGGCTGTCCCTGGATCTGTCGCGCAGCGAGATGGGCTGGATCTCGACGGGCAATTTCATCGGCTATATGGCCGCCGTGACCTTGGGCGGGCGCATGGTCGCCCGCTGGGGGGCGCGCAAGACCGTGGTGGCCGGGCTCGGCCTGGTGGGGCTGTCCATGATCGCGGTATCCTGGGCCGGAAGCTTTGGCCAGGTGCTGGGGCTCTACGTCCTGACCGGCTTTGGCAGCGGCGCCGCCAATGTACCGGTGATGGGGCTGATCGCCCACTGGTTCGGCCGCCGGGTCAGGGGCCGCGCCGCCGGTTTCGTGGTGATCGGCTCGGGCTTCGCCATCATGACCGCCGGAATCCTGATCCCCGCCATCAATGCCGCGTATGGCGCCGAGGGCTGGCGCTTTGCCTGGATGGTGATCGGCCTGATGGTCCTGACCACGGCCCTGATCGATCTTCTGGTACTGCGCAATCATCCCTCCGAAATGGGGCTCGAACCGGTAACCGGACTGGTCTCGGCCGAGCCCGGAACCCCCACCTCCGTCTGTGCCGCCGCCCCCTCGCCCGCCGCCAAGCGGCGCATCCTGGCCCATCTGGGTGCGGTCTATGCCGCCTTCGGCTTCACCTATGTGATCTATGCCACCTTCATCGTCACCGCCCTGGTGCAAGAGCGCGGATTTCCCGAATCCACCGCAGGCGTCTTCTGGTCGTGGATCGGATTTCTGTCCCTGGCCTCGGGGCCGGTGTTTGGCGGCCTGTCCGACCGCATCGGACGCCGCGCCGGATTGATGATCGTCTTCGCCTGCCAGGCCACGGCCTATGTGCTGGTGGCGCTGCCCTTGCCCGAACCGTTCCTTTACGCCTCCATCGCCCTGTTCGGGCTGGTGGTCTGGGCGGTGCCCTCCATCATGGCGGCGGCGGTGGGCGACTATCTCGGGCCGGAACAGGCGGCGGCCTCATTCGGCACCATCACCCTGATCTTCGCGCTCGGCCAGATCTGCGGCCCAGCGGTGGCGGGCTGGATGGCCGATGCCTGGGGCAGCTTTTCCGGCGCCTTCGCCATGGCGGCGGTGGTGGCGGGACTGGGCATCGCCGGAGCGGCGTTTCTGCCCAAGCCTAAGAAGACGTGA
- a CDS encoding bile acid:sodium symporter family protein has product MFKLLARIGIDGFLLGLVSMVGLAWVLPDFGKSGGHLYMDSITVYGVALVFLLYGLTLPPERMKAGLMNWRLHLVVQSSTFVLFPALAWGAALALDGRIGSELMLGFFFLAALPSTISSSVAMTSIARGNVAGAIFNATLSSLLGVVLTPLWVNWYLSSSGASLDLGRVLLKIVLLVLLPIVLGQVLRPWVRGWIERNVSWLKSLDRLTILLIVFNSFSDSVAEGIWDGQGGGFVAQAVGGAALLFAFVFLLLRLVCKALGFNREDAIAGVFCGTKKSLATGVPMAKIMFGASPALGLIIAPTILYHLIQLIAAGIIARQWQDEV; this is encoded by the coding sequence GTGTTCAAGCTTCTCGCCCGTATCGGTATCGACGGTTTCCTGCTGGGGTTGGTCTCCATGGTGGGGCTGGCCTGGGTTTTGCCCGATTTCGGCAAGAGCGGCGGCCATCTTTACATGGATAGCATCACCGTTTACGGCGTGGCCCTGGTCTTCCTGCTCTATGGCCTGACCTTGCCGCCCGAGCGCATGAAGGCCGGACTGATGAACTGGCGGCTGCATCTGGTGGTTCAAAGCTCCACCTTCGTGCTGTTTCCCGCCCTGGCCTGGGGTGCGGCCCTGGCGCTGGATGGACGGATCGGCTCCGAGCTGATGCTGGGCTTCTTCTTCCTGGCGGCGCTGCCATCGACCATTTCGTCCTCGGTGGCCATGACCTCCATCGCGCGGGGCAATGTGGCGGGGGCCATCTTCAATGCGACCTTGTCCAGCCTGCTGGGCGTGGTGCTGACCCCGCTTTGGGTCAATTGGTATCTGTCGTCCAGCGGCGCCTCGCTGGATCTGGGCCGGGTTCTGCTCAAGATCGTGCTGCTGGTCCTGCTGCCCATCGTTCTGGGCCAGGTCCTGCGGCCTTGGGTGCGGGGCTGGATCGAGCGCAACGTGTCTTGGCTGAAATCCCTGGATCGCCTCACCATTTTGCTGATCGTCTTCAACTCCTTCTCGGATTCGGTGGCCGAGGGAATCTGGGACGGACAGGGCGGAGGATTCGTGGCGCAAGCGGTGGGGGGCGCGGCCCTTCTCTTCGCCTTCGTCTTCCTCCTGCTGCGTCTGGTGTGCAAGGCGTTGGGTTTCAACCGCGAGGACGCCATCGCCGGCGTGTTCTGCGGCACCAAGAAGTCGCTGGCCACCGGGGTGCCCATGGCCAAGATCATGTTCGGCGCTTCGCCCGCTTTGGGACTGATCATCGCGCCGACCATCCTCTATCACCTGATCCAGCTGATTGCCGCCGGGATCATCGCCCGCCAGTGGCAGGACGAGGTGTGA